The following coding sequences lie in one Capsicum annuum cultivar UCD-10X-F1 chromosome 5, UCD10Xv1.1, whole genome shotgun sequence genomic window:
- the LOC107850929 gene encoding chaperonin CPN60, mitochondrial isoform X2, whose protein sequence is MDSEALATLILNKLCADGIKVCAIKASGFGENRKANLQDLAILTGGQVVTEELGLSIENVEFEILGTCKKVTISKDDIVILDGAGQKKSIEERCEQIKSAIELSTSDYDKEKLQERLAKISEAVVEMHA, encoded by the exons ATGGACAGTGAAGCACTTGCTACTCTTATTTTGAACAAGCTTTGTGCTGATGGAATCAAG GTTTGCGCCATCAAAGCATCGGGCTTTGGCGAAAACAGGAAAGCCAATTTGCAAGATCTCGCTATTTTAACTGGAGGCCAA GTCGTAACAGAAGAGCTTGGACTGAGCATTGAAAATGTGGAGTTCGAGATACTGGGAACTTGTAAAAAG GTGACTATCTCCAAGGATGATATTGTCATTCTTGATGGTGCTGGTCAGAAGAAGTCCATAGAGGAACGATGTGAACAG ATTAAATCAGCCATTGAATTGAGCACATCTGACTATGACAAGGAGAAGTTGCAGGAAAGACTAGCTAAGATTTCAGAGGCTGTTGTTGAAATGCATGCTTAA
- the LOC107850929 gene encoding chaperonin CPN60, mitochondrial isoform X1, with protein sequence MFHHSPFCLNSLCSCYVWQELDDPLILIQEKKIPSVNIVVRALELALKRQKPLLIVVEDMDSEALATLILNKLCADGIKVCAIKASGFGENRKANLQDLAILTGGQVVTEELGLSIENVEFEILGTCKKVTISKDDIVILDGAGQKKSIEERCEQIKSAIELSTSDYDKEKLQERLAKISEAVVEMHA encoded by the exons ATGTTTCATCATTCTCCTTTTTGTTTAAACTCACTATGCTCCTGCTATGTCTGGCAAGAACTCGACGACCCACTAATTCTTATTCAGGAGAAAAAGATCCCAAGCGTTAATATTGTTGTGAGAGCATTAGAGTTAGCTCTGAAG AGACAAAAGCCCCTCTTAATTGTGGTTGAAGATATGGACAGTGAAGCACTTGCTACTCTTATTTTGAACAAGCTTTGTGCTGATGGAATCAAG GTTTGCGCCATCAAAGCATCGGGCTTTGGCGAAAACAGGAAAGCCAATTTGCAAGATCTCGCTATTTTAACTGGAGGCCAA GTCGTAACAGAAGAGCTTGGACTGAGCATTGAAAATGTGGAGTTCGAGATACTGGGAACTTGTAAAAAG GTGACTATCTCCAAGGATGATATTGTCATTCTTGATGGTGCTGGTCAGAAGAAGTCCATAGAGGAACGATGTGAACAG ATTAAATCAGCCATTGAATTGAGCACATCTGACTATGACAAGGAGAAGTTGCAGGAAAGACTAGCTAAGATTTCAGAGGCTGTTGTTGAAATGCATGCTTAA